From the Oleiharenicola lentus genome, one window contains:
- the pyrE gene encoding orotate phosphoribosyltransferase produces the protein MDAVQQEVTDIFIRTKALLQGHFVLRSGLHSGHFFQCAQVCQDMPAVERLGTLLKQKLGGLAYDTVLAPAMGGLVIGQEVARQSKSRFIFAEKENNVLVLRRGFTFKPGEKVLVVEDVITRGGRVQECLDIVQKMGGTTVAVAVLVDRSAGNAKFNVPTYSLLEMSYPTYPADQVPPEIAKIPATKPGS, from the coding sequence ATGGACGCTGTTCAACAGGAAGTCACCGACATCTTCATCCGCACCAAGGCGCTGCTGCAGGGCCATTTTGTGCTGCGCTCGGGTCTGCACAGCGGACACTTCTTCCAGTGCGCCCAGGTGTGCCAGGACATGCCCGCCGTCGAGCGGCTTGGCACGCTGCTGAAGCAGAAGCTCGGCGGTCTCGCCTACGACACGGTGCTGGCCCCCGCCATGGGCGGACTCGTGATCGGCCAGGAAGTGGCGCGCCAATCGAAGAGCCGGTTCATTTTCGCCGAGAAGGAAAACAACGTGCTCGTGCTGCGCCGCGGGTTCACCTTCAAGCCGGGCGAGAAGGTGCTCGTCGTTGAGGACGTGATCACCCGCGGCGGTCGCGTGCAGGAGTGCCTCGACATCGTGCAGAAGATGGGTGGCACGACCGTGGCCGTGGCCGTGCTCGTGGACCGCAGCGCGGGCAACGCGAAGTTCAACGTGCCGACCTATTCCCTGCTCGAGATGAGCTACCCCACCTACCCGGCCGACCAGGTGCCGCCGGAAATCGCCAAGATCCCGGCGACCAAGCCGGGCAGCTGA
- a CDS encoding phospholipid carrier-dependent glycosyltransferase encodes MSSNSIRWDRGFRIGLWAVVLMGGILRTHDIGTIQTAVFDEVHFARYGYDYLVGTQFLHVHPPLYNYLSAISIWLYYHLPWLDLPAVCALGFEQIDVLSYRWINALAGTGLILLVGMFARQLTGQRIVALLAAFFVAVDGSLVVDSRFALNNIFLPVFGFLAYWCVGRSLQNPERASAWLLAAGVALGCVISIKWNGLGYMLALSVLLVGLKLIQVTEGLRPARLGAAPTQASPHLPVRPLMLWFCLLVVPLVIYCFLWIPDREFNNQYGFFGIHGQILDYHSSAAAVGEHPYCSKWYLWPLMERPISYYFKVREAVADDGQTVRYFSGVHLFGNPVLYWLSLVSILTMSGQWVCQAVGWFRTGKYSPSWLVTSVILLGYGSNLMPWALVNRCLFLYHYQSASVFAFLALAWYCGHAWIDRRWWLKLPGILAVGAVFAALIYWLPLIFGIELPAGQYYRLMWFNRWI; translated from the coding sequence ATGTCCTCCAATTCCATCCGCTGGGACCGAGGCTTCCGTATCGGGCTGTGGGCCGTGGTTCTGATGGGTGGGATTCTTCGCACGCACGACATTGGGACAATCCAGACAGCGGTGTTTGATGAGGTGCATTTCGCACGGTATGGATATGACTATCTGGTCGGCACACAGTTTTTGCATGTCCACCCTCCGCTCTACAACTATCTGTCGGCGATTTCGATCTGGCTTTATTACCACCTTCCGTGGCTTGACCTGCCAGCGGTCTGCGCGCTGGGGTTTGAGCAGATCGACGTACTGAGCTATCGCTGGATTAATGCATTGGCAGGCACCGGACTGATCCTGCTGGTGGGGATGTTCGCCCGTCAGCTTACCGGCCAACGCATTGTCGCCCTGCTGGCGGCATTTTTTGTCGCCGTAGACGGCTCCCTGGTGGTCGATTCGCGCTTTGCGCTGAATAATATTTTCCTGCCGGTGTTTGGTTTTCTGGCCTACTGGTGTGTCGGGCGCAGCCTGCAAAACCCGGAACGGGCCTCCGCTTGGCTGTTGGCGGCGGGTGTAGCTTTGGGCTGTGTGATTTCCATCAAGTGGAACGGATTGGGTTACATGCTGGCACTGTCCGTCTTGCTGGTGGGCCTCAAGTTGATTCAGGTCACGGAAGGACTTCGACCTGCAAGGCTGGGCGCCGCTCCGACCCAAGCATCGCCTCATCTGCCAGTTCGTCCCCTGATGCTATGGTTCTGCCTGTTGGTCGTCCCGCTGGTTATCTATTGCTTCCTGTGGATACCCGACCGCGAGTTCAACAACCAGTATGGATTCTTTGGAATCCATGGGCAGATCCTCGATTATCATTCATCGGCGGCCGCCGTGGGCGAACATCCCTATTGCTCGAAATGGTATCTCTGGCCCCTGATGGAGCGCCCGATAAGCTATTACTTCAAGGTAAGGGAGGCAGTTGCTGACGATGGCCAGACCGTCCGTTACTTCTCGGGCGTGCACTTGTTCGGTAATCCGGTGCTCTATTGGCTGTCCCTCGTTTCAATTCTCACCATGTCCGGTCAGTGGGTTTGCCAAGCGGTTGGCTGGTTCCGGACCGGCAAGTATTCCCCTTCTTGGCTGGTGACTTCGGTAATTTTGCTGGGCTACGGGTCCAACTTGATGCCGTGGGCGCTGGTGAATCGCTGTCTCTTCCTCTACCATTATCAGTCCGCCTCGGTTTTTGCCTTCTTGGCTCTGGCCTGGTATTGCGGCCACGCATGGATAGACCGGCGATGGTGGCTCAAGTTGCCTGGTATCTTGGCGGTGGGGGCTGTGTTCGCTGCGCTGATCTATTGGCTCCCCTTGATCTTCGGGATCGAACTACCCGCTGGGCAATATTACCGCCTGATGTGGTTTAATCGCTGGATTTAG
- a CDS encoding MBL fold metallo-hydrolase, with translation MPPLTAQPALEDELGDVLEKAARNVPLSLESLAAAANLDPGRLKDAFDYRPDLTLAELSRLASVLNLNEVGLTALAQGRYPLPEPAGLPFALHPLRMPFGVGVANAYLLSSGGDSALLFDTGASHAELHRAWPEHIQRLEAVFVTHYEAEHVGGLDVVLRESELGLFHGPPSGRWPQCRGLGEGQTVEYAGLVITAFSTPGHADEHNCYLIKSSARPQAPAVLISGDLIFAGSLGGGYFCCQRQLKHSRRIMDLLPDDTVIAPGHGPLTTAANERRFNPFLSA, from the coding sequence ATGCCGCCGCTCACCGCCCAGCCAGCCCTCGAAGACGAGCTGGGCGACGTGTTGGAGAAGGCCGCCCGCAACGTGCCGCTCTCGCTGGAGAGCCTGGCTGCCGCGGCCAACCTCGACCCCGGCCGGCTCAAGGACGCTTTCGATTACCGCCCGGACCTCACCTTGGCCGAACTGTCGCGGCTCGCTTCGGTGCTGAATCTCAACGAAGTCGGTCTCACTGCGCTTGCCCAGGGACGATATCCGCTGCCCGAGCCCGCGGGCCTGCCCTTTGCCCTGCACCCGCTGCGCATGCCCTTCGGCGTGGGCGTGGCCAACGCCTACCTCCTGTCCAGTGGCGGCGACAGCGCGCTGCTGTTCGACACCGGCGCCAGCCACGCCGAGTTGCACCGGGCTTGGCCGGAGCACATCCAACGGCTCGAAGCGGTCTTCGTCACGCATTACGAAGCCGAGCACGTCGGCGGCTTGGACGTGGTGCTGCGGGAATCCGAACTTGGCTTGTTTCACGGTCCGCCCAGCGGGCGCTGGCCGCAATGTCGCGGGCTGGGCGAGGGGCAGACGGTCGAATACGCCGGACTCGTCATCACGGCCTTCAGCACCCCCGGCCACGCGGATGAACACAACTGCTACCTCATTAAATCCTCCGCTCGGCCCCAGGCCCCGGCGGTGCTGATTTCCGGCGACCTGATCTTTGCCGGCTCGCTAGGCGGTGGCTACTTCTGCTGCCAGCGCCAGCTTAAGCACTCGCGCCGCATCATGGACCTCTTGCCGGACGATACGGTCATCGCGCCGGGTCACGGACCACTGACGACCGCGGCCAATGAAAGACGCTTCAACCCGTTCCTCTCCGCCTAG
- a CDS encoding Do family serine endopeptidase has product MKTKSFATLLALVSGIAGLSLGLIAAEKKAANKKPELKIDSTPVAAVKSNVVTSYADVLDPIRPAVVSVYSTKVVREQIPEFFRRQGYQGREQTQKGLGSGVIVSTDGYILTNNHVVEGADEVEVALNDERKFAAKVIGTDPKTDVAVLKIEGENLPAVTLADSGTLRVGDVVFAIGNPLGVGQTVTMGIVSATSRKVGILDEVQGYEDFIQTDAAINQGNSGGALIDARGRLVGINSAILSTSQGNIGIGFAIPINLASAIMHSLIETGTVARGYLGVSTTQVTPDLAEEFKLPKETKGVIVADMPADGPAAKAGLKRDDVITAINGRPVSTVEDLRLIVAQFTPGTKVTLTIIRDSKQETKEVTLGQRPDDVVASGEFLPGVHVEALTADLRREYRVNNDVEGIIVTGLDDNSPYQGIFARGVVIVSINRESVVDVNSARQLLRPGRNLAFIYYRGSFRYVPFNNSTR; this is encoded by the coding sequence ATGAAAACAAAGTCTTTCGCCACCCTGCTCGCTCTGGTTTCCGGCATTGCCGGACTTTCTCTTGGCCTGATCGCCGCCGAAAAGAAGGCCGCCAACAAGAAACCCGAACTCAAGATCGACTCCACGCCCGTCGCGGCCGTGAAGTCCAACGTCGTCACCAGCTACGCCGACGTGCTCGATCCGATCCGGCCGGCGGTGGTCTCGGTTTATTCCACCAAGGTGGTGCGTGAGCAGATTCCCGAGTTTTTCCGCCGGCAGGGCTACCAGGGCCGGGAGCAGACCCAGAAGGGCCTTGGCTCCGGCGTGATCGTCTCCACCGATGGCTACATTCTGACCAACAACCACGTGGTTGAGGGCGCGGACGAGGTGGAGGTGGCGCTCAATGACGAGCGCAAGTTCGCCGCCAAGGTCATCGGCACCGATCCCAAGACCGATGTCGCCGTGCTCAAGATCGAGGGCGAAAATCTTCCCGCCGTCACCTTGGCCGACAGTGGCACGCTCCGCGTCGGCGATGTGGTCTTCGCCATCGGCAATCCGCTCGGTGTCGGCCAGACCGTCACCATGGGCATCGTCTCCGCCACGAGCCGCAAGGTTGGCATTCTCGACGAGGTCCAGGGCTATGAGGACTTCATTCAGACGGATGCCGCCATCAACCAGGGCAATTCCGGCGGCGCGCTGATCGACGCCCGCGGACGGCTCGTGGGCATCAACTCCGCCATCCTCTCCACTTCGCAGGGCAACATTGGCATCGGCTTCGCCATTCCGATCAACCTGGCCAGCGCCATCATGCACAGCCTGATCGAGACAGGCACCGTGGCCCGCGGCTACCTCGGCGTTTCCACCACCCAGGTCACGCCCGATCTGGCGGAAGAATTTAAGCTGCCCAAGGAAACCAAGGGCGTGATTGTCGCCGACATGCCCGCCGACGGCCCCGCCGCCAAGGCCGGCCTCAAGCGCGACGACGTCATCACGGCCATCAACGGCCGGCCCGTTTCCACGGTGGAAGACCTGCGCCTGATCGTGGCCCAGTTCACCCCGGGCACCAAGGTCACCCTCACCATCATCCGCGACAGCAAGCAGGAGACCAAGGAAGTGACCCTGGGCCAGCGGCCCGACGACGTGGTCGCGAGCGGTGAGTTTCTTCCCGGTGTTCACGTCGAGGCCCTGACCGCCGATCTGCGCCGCGAATATCGCGTCAACAACGACGTGGAAGGCATCATCGTCACCGGACTGGACGACAACTCTCCTTATCAGGGTATCTTTGCCCGCGGCGTGGTCATCGTGAGCATCAACCGCGAGTCCGTGGTGGATGTGAACTCCGCCCGTCAGCTCCTGCGTCCGGGCCGTAACCTAGCGTTCATCTACTACCGCGGCAGTTTCCGTTACGTGCCGTTCAACAACAGCACACGCTGA